From the genome of Miscanthus floridulus cultivar M001 chromosome 10, ASM1932011v1, whole genome shotgun sequence, one region includes:
- the LOC136486264 gene encoding protein STRICTOSIDINE SYNTHASE-LIKE 10-like isoform X4: MEMTVLAVLAAAAVVAAAAILSSPDARSDAAVLEIGGDGRVELVPVDAGAAGPESLAFDGGGGGPYAGVSDGRVLRWVPGERRWEEHSSSCPPELLDSCRGSQDPGREHECGRPLGLKFNHDTGELYVADAYHGLRVVSPDDDDDKVSRPVAPQWWQGTGRAFSFANGVEVDPDTGAVYFTETSSRFQRREFLSIVISGDTTGRLLRYDPKSGEVEVLADGLAFPNGLAMSRDGTHLLMAETTTGRILRYWLRPAAKAPAKEEVARLPWFPDNIRMSPRGGFWVGLHAKRGKLAEWCISYPWLRRVVLSLPTRHVQRASWLLNRIGRQVIAVRLSEEDGKVMEMVSVHGDLQKVFRSVSEVEERNGSLWIGSVMSPFLGVYKL, encoded by the exons ATGGAGATGACTGTGCTCGCCGTGCtcgcggccgccgccgtcgtcgcggcGGCCGCGATCCTGTCCTCCCCGGACGCCCGGAGCGACGCCGCGGTGCTGGAGATAGGCGGGGACGGCCGCGTGGAGCTGGTCCCCGTGGACGCCGGCGCCGCGGGGCCCGAGAGCCTGGcgttcgacggcggcggcggcggcccgtaCGCGGGCGTGTCGGACGGGCGCGTCCTCCGGTGGGTCCCCGGCGAGCGGCGGTGGGAAGAGCACTCGTCGTCCTGCCCGCCCGAACT GCTGGACAGCTGCAGGGGCTCCCAGGACCCGGGCCGTGAGCACGAGTGCGGGCGCCCACTGGGCCTCAAGTTCAACCACGACACCGGGGAGCTCTACGTGGCCGACGCCTACCACGGCCTCCGCGTCGTCTcgccggacgacgacgacgacaaggtGTCGAGGCCGGTGGCGCCGCAGTGGTGGCAGGGCACCGGCCGCGCCTTCAGCTTCGCCAACGGCGTCGAGGTGGACCCGGACACGGGCGCCGTCTACTTCACCGAGACGAGCTCGAGGTTCCAGAGGAGGGAGTTCCTGAGCATCGTCATCTCCGGCGACACCACGGGGAGGCTGCTGCGGTACGACCCGAAGAGCGgggaggtggaggtgctggccgACGGCCTGGCGTTCCCCAACGGCCTCGCGATGAGCCGGGACGGCACGCACCTGCTGATGGCGGAGACCACGACGGGGCGGATCCTCCGGTACTGGCTCCGGCCGGCGGCGAAGGCGCCGGCGAAGGAAGAGGTGGCGCGGCTGCCGTGGTTCCCGGACAACATCAGGATGAGCCCCCGGGGAGGCTTCTGGGTGGGGCTCCATGCCAAGAGGGGCAAGCTCGCTGAGTGGTGCATCTCCTACCCGTGGCTGCGGCGGGTGGTGCTGTCGCTGCCGACGCGCCATGTCCAGCGCGCGTCGTGGCTGCTCAACAGGATTGGGCGCCAGGTGATCGCGGTGAGGTTGAGTGAGGAGGACGGGAAGGTGATGGAGATGGTCAGTGTCCATGGGGATCTTCAGAAGGTGTTCAGATCGGTGAGTGAAGTGGAGGAGAGGAATGGCAGCCTCTGGATTGGCTCTGTCATGTCGCCGTTTCTTGGAGTGTACAAGTTGTAG
- the LOC136486264 gene encoding protein STRICTOSIDINE SYNTHASE-LIKE 10-like isoform X1 has protein sequence MRARGEVALAALLAAAALLLSSLDSRSDVRMLEIGDGDVDLLPLLDGAVGPESLVFADDGDGDGGDGGPFTGVSDGRVLRWVPAERRWAEHSSPAPDLLDSCRGSQDPGREHECGRPLGLKFNHDTGELYVADAYHGLRVVSPDDDDDKVSRPVAPQWWQGTGRAFSFANGVEVDPDTGAVYFTETSSRFQRREFLSIVISGDTTGRLLRYDPKSGEVEVLADGLAFPNGLAMSRDGTHLLMAETTTGRILRYWLRPAAKAPAKEEVARLPWFPDNIRMSPRGGFWVGLHAKRGKLAEWCISYPWLRRVVLSLPTRHVQRASWLLNRIGRQVIAVRLSEEDGKVMEMVSVHGDLQKVFRSVSEVEERNGSLWIGSVMSPFLGVYKL, from the exons ATGCGCGCCCGCGGTGAGGTGGCGCTGGCCGcgctgctggcggcggcggcgctgctgctgtcgTCGCTGGACTCGCGCAGCGACGTCAGGATGCTGGAGATCGGCGACGGCGACGTCGACCTGCTGCCGCTGCTGGACGGCGCCGTGGGGCCCGAGAGCCTCGTGTTCGCCgatgacggggacggggacggcggcgacggtggcccgTTCACGGGCGTGTCGGACGGCCGGGTCCTCAGGTGGGTGCCCGCCGAGCGGCGGTGGGCCGAGCACTCCTCCCCCGCGCCCGACCT GCTGGACAGCTGCAGGGGCTCCCAGGACCCGGGCCGTGAGCACGAGTGCGGGCGCCCACTGGGCCTCAAGTTCAACCACGACACCGGGGAGCTCTACGTGGCCGACGCCTACCACGGCCTCCGCGTCGTCTcgccggacgacgacgacgacaaggtGTCGAGGCCGGTGGCGCCGCAGTGGTGGCAGGGCACCGGCCGCGCCTTCAGCTTCGCCAACGGCGTCGAGGTGGACCCGGACACGGGCGCCGTCTACTTCACCGAGACGAGCTCGAGGTTCCAGAGGAGGGAGTTCCTGAGCATCGTCATCTCCGGCGACACCACGGGGAGGCTGCTGCGGTACGACCCGAAGAGCGgggaggtggaggtgctggccgACGGCCTGGCGTTCCCCAACGGCCTCGCGATGAGCCGGGACGGCACGCACCTGCTGATGGCGGAGACCACGACGGGGCGGATCCTCCGGTACTGGCTCCGGCCGGCGGCGAAGGCGCCGGCGAAGGAAGAGGTGGCGCGGCTGCCGTGGTTCCCGGACAACATCAGGATGAGCCCCCGGGGAGGCTTCTGGGTGGGGCTCCATGCCAAGAGGGGCAAGCTCGCTGAGTGGTGCATCTCCTACCCGTGGCTGCGGCGGGTGGTGCTGTCGCTGCCGACGCGCCATGTCCAGCGCGCGTCGTGGCTGCTCAACAGGATTGGGCGCCAGGTGATCGCGGTGAGGTTGAGTGAGGAGGACGGGAAGGTGATGGAGATGGTCAGTGTCCATGGGGATCTTCAGAAGGTGTTCAGATCGGTGAGTGAAGTGGAGGAGAGGAATGGCAGCCTCTGGATTGGCTCTGTCATGTCGCCGTTTCTTGGAGTGTACAAGTTGTAG